From the Neobacillus sp. PS3-34 genome, the window CCATACGACTGACAGCTCCCGCGCTGTTTCCTGTTGCCGGCTCCTCTGTGAAGCGTTTAGGAAGGAAGTCATCCTCACGCTTATCGAATCCTGCCAGGTTGTTATAATAGCGCTCAAGGTTGTAAATACGCTCTCCAGCTTTCATAACGTCGTCGGCTGTCATTGGGATGCCTGTCATTGTGCTGTACTGCTCTGCATAGTGCTCTGCATTTTCAGAGAAAGAAGAGAATTTGCAGATGTTCATAGAATCAGAGAAGGCAAGCATATCCTGGAATACCCGTAACAATTCGCCTTTTCCTTCGGGCTTCAGGCGATCTGTCGGTTCTGGAATACCGGCAATTTCACTGGCAACTGTATATCCGCGCAGGTGGCATGCACCGCGGTTGCTCGTCGCATAACCAAGCCCGATACCCTGGATTCCACGTGGGTCATAGGCTGGGATGGATTGGCCTTTAACAGACATCGAAAGCTCAGGTGCTCCCCAAAGGGCAGTTGCACGCGCAGGACCTTCAGCAAGAATACCGCCAAAGCCTTCGCGGAAAGCAATTTTTCTTGTCAAATCGATCATATTATCGGCATCGCCCCAAATGAGCTTTTCATCAATCAGGCCTTTTCATAGGCTTCCATTGTGACCGAGAAAGCATGGCCAAGCTCAATTGTATCAAGACCGTATTCATTACAGCGGTCAATCATATAAGAAATCGCTTCTGCATCGCTTAATAGGCAGTTTGATCCTAGGGACCATGCGGATTCAAACTCAATGCTTTCCACTCTTGTCTTATATTTTCCGTCTTTTACTTCAACTTCGATTTTACAGCCAACAGGGCAGGCATGGCAGGTATTATTCCTTACAAGCAAATGTTGGTTCACATACTCCCCGCTGTGCTTCTCAGCTTCCTCCCAATGTGTTAACTGGGAGTTCTTTGTTGGAAGCGCTCCCACTTCATTGATCAGGTTGGTTAAAACGTTCGTGCCATATACGGATAATCCGCCTTTGTTTGGAGCAGTTAATCCGCCTTCAAGAATGGCCTTTACCGCTTTTTTGTTTGCTTCTTTATATTCTTCTTTCAGAGCAGGCTCTGGCATATTGCCCTTTTGCGACGCTTTGATTACGATGGCTTTTAGTTTTTTGAAGCCGGCAACCGCTGCTGTACCGCCACGGCCTGCAGCGCGGTCATGCTCATTGATAAATGAAGCAAAGCGCACTGTGTTTTCGCCAGCCTGGCCAATGGTGAGAACACTTAAATCATCCTGGCCGTACTTATCCTGCAATACTTTAATTGCTTCTCTTGTGCTTGTACCCCAAATAGCGGATGCATCGCGAATTTCCGCTTTGCCATCTTCAATGTAAAGATAAACAGGCTTGTCACTTTTTCCGGAAAAAATGATGTTATCAATACCAGCCCATTTCAGCCTTGCAGCTGTCCATCCGCCGATGTGTGAGTCAGTCACAGTTCCTGTCAGCGGTGATTTTGTAACGACACAAAGACGTCCGCTCATGGAAGACCGGGATCCAGTTACCGGGCCAGTCATGATACAGATAATATTTTCCTCTGAAAACGGCTCAACCTCAGGACCATTATCAAGGACATACTTTACCCCAAGCCCGCGGCCCCGATGTATTTTCGGGCATTCTCTTCGTTTAACTCTCTGTAATCGACAGTGCCGGCTGATAGGTCTACTAAAATTTCTTTGTTCTTAAAACCGCCAAGATTCATCTGTCCAGAACACCTCTTTCTTTTCTCATGTTTGTATTGCAAAAAAAATTTTATACATCTATTAATTATTAGCTATTTCACTAATAAATTCCTTTTTATATTTTATATTTATTCGAATTTTAGTAAAATTTTTATTATAGATTAAAAGTTTTAGTTTTGGAAGAAGCGACTTTTAGGAAGAGGGATGAAAATGAAGGAACTGGAACGTTATTCGCGCCAGATACTTTTTAAGCCGATAGGAGAAGATGGACAGAAAAAATTACTGAAAAGCCGTGCGGCAATTGTTGGTATGGGAGCCCTTGGAACCGTTATTGCGAACCACTTGGTCCGTGCCGGTGTTGGTTTTGTACGAATCATTGACCGCGATCTTGTTGAACTTTCTAATTTACAGCGCCAGTCACTTTATACTGAACAGGATGCAAATAGCCATCTGCCAAAAGTGATAGCAGCGGACAGAAGGCTGCGGGAAATCAATTCTTCCATTGAAATAAATGCTGTCATAGCGGATTTAAACCTGGATAACGCCGAGGACTTACTGCGCGATGTGAATATCATCATCGATGGAACAGATAATTTTGCCACCCGTTATTTAATCAATGATGTGGCCGTGAAATACTCCATTCCGTGGATTTACGGGGGAGCAGTCAGTTCGAGAGGGATGTTTGCGGTTATCATTCCGGGTAAAACACCCTGCTATCGCTGCCTTTTTCCAGAGGCGCCCGCTGGGCGCGGGGAAACATGTGATACGATAGGGGTTATATCGCCGATTACAGATATTATCGGCTCGTTTGAAGCTGTTGAAGCCTTAAAAATATTAGTTGGCGCAGAACCAAATCCCAACTTGGAGCAGCTGGATATTTGGGATTATTCCTATTTGCAGATGGATATTTCACAGGGAAGAAATGCTGGCTGCCAATGCTGTGTAAAACGGGACTTTGAGTTTCTGGACAGGTCTTCGAGCCAGCAGACATCGTTTACATCATTATGCGGCCGGAATACGGTCCAAATCAGCCCGAGAAAAGGACTTGAGCTCGATTTTGAAAAGACGGCAGAACGCCTGAAGTCTAATGGAAGAGTGGAGTACAATTCCTTCCTGCTGCGCTTTTTTCCAGATGACCAAATTACCATAGTATTTTTTAAAACGGGACGGGCGCTTATCCATGGAACAAACGATATTGCTACTGCAAAATCGTATTATGCAAGATATATAGGAAGTTAAGAGGACTTTAGTGCCTTAAGAATTGATTGATGCTAATTTTTTCCAATTGATAAATTGGGAGATTGGATGGATTCATCTATTAAACATGCATATGTTTTAATATATTTGTAATATATTTGATATATTCGTAACATCGTTGTTTTCAAATTCGTCTATAACTATGACAAAAAAATTTTACATCAAAGAGGGAATGGACAATGGCAAGTTTTAATCATAACGTGTTTAGAAAGACGATTCTCATCTTTTTTCTCATAGTTATTTTTCTGGCGGGAATGCTTGTAGTAAATCATTTTAATGCAAGGGCGACTGAAAAGGGATTGCCAGACAAACAGTCTGACCAAGAAAGTAATTTGAGCCCCATAAAACCATCAATTGGGTTTACGGATGATATAAATCAGGAAAGAAAACTGATGGCTGAGTACCGAAGAATGGTATTTAAATGGAGCTTTGATGAAGCTGAAGCAGCGAAAAAAGCAGAGGAAGCAAAAAAAGCTGAAGAAAAAGCAAAAAAGGCGGCAGAAGAAGCAAAAAAAACAGCTGCACAGCATGAGAAAAAAACAGAAACGCCTGCCGAACCAGTGAAAAAGCAAGAAACGAAACCAGCTGCGGAGCCGGCAAAAAAAGAAAATCAAACAGCACACAAACCACCTGCACCTGCTAGCAGTAAGAATCCTAAAAGAACGGTTTATTTAACATTTGATGATGGTCCTGAAAAGTTTTCAGGCGATATTATATCGTTGTTGGATCACTATGGCGCCAAAGCAACCTTTTTTATGCTTGAGGGTAATATGAAAAAGTATCCCAATGCGGTAAAACTGATGGTAAGCGATGGCCAAAGTGTAGGGCTGCATGGTGTGAGCCATGATAAAAAGAAGTTTTATGCCTCTGCTCAATCCGTGGTAGGCGAAATGGATGAGGACCGAATTACGCTGAACAAAATTGCCGGGATTGATACGAATTTAATAAGGACTCCCTATGGCAGCTATCCTGGAATGACTCCTGAGTATAAACAGGCAGTCCTCGAAAAAGGGTATAGAATGTGGGATTGGAATATCGATAGCATGGATTGGTATTACAAAGATCAGAGATATGTGGATAGTGTCATAGCCCAGCTTGCCAAAAAATCAAATGAAAAGGGCCCAATAGTCATCATATTGCATGAGCGGAAGGAAACGCTACTATACCTTCCAAAACTATTAGACTACTTATCCAGTCAAAACTATGAAATGAAACCATTGAACAGCGCCATGAAACCAGTTCAATTTAAGGGAAAATAAAGTGTATGGCACCTCGTTATGATGAGGTGCTTGTTTTTTCAGCAGAAGTTACCGTATGTAACGTTTGATTTTGCGGAAAAAGGGAACTTTTTATAAGAAGGCATCTTTAAAACTCTAGGAGGTAAGGAAATGGATAGAAAGAAAATGATGATGACAACCGTTGCTCTCGGAACTGCATTTTTACTTCGGAATAAGGATTCCCGAAATAAACTGATGGGCCAGCTTCAATCCCTTTCCTGGCGAAAGAGAAAAAGAAGTAAGGATGCAAGAAACCCCTGACATTCCAGGGGTTTCAGACTGTAGACAAACTCATTCGAGTTACCTGCAGTCTTTTTTTAAAATGTAATTAAGTAAAAGTAAAAGACTCGTCGATTTGCGCTGCGGGTGGACGCTTTCCGCGGGGCGGGCGGTGAGCCTCCCGGAAAGCAAGCACCTGGAGCGCAAATCACACCTTCCAAATGAATTTTTTCTAAAAATCAAAGGCAGCTAGAGCTATCTCGCTGCCTTTGTCGACAATTTTTTTTATATTAGCTAATAAGAAACTTTCGCAAGTGTATAATTTCATATCACGGTTAGAGGGCAACTACGGCTCTGCTCTCACTTTAAGGCTCGGCAATCGCCGAGTTTTCTTTAGGACTTGGAAGGCAATTAATGCTAAAATATTTCTTAATTATAATCCCCAAACTGTTTCCGAAAGAAATTTCGGGGAAATATAATTTAGATGAAAGAAATACATACACATTTCTATGTTCTAAAAAGAGGAGTGAAGAAATGAATATACAGCAGAAGATCATGAAGGATTTAAACGTAAATCCTGATATCAATCCTAAAGAAGAGGTTAGAAAGCGGATTGATTTTTTAAAAAGTTATCTGACGTCTTCGAAAGCGAAAGGATTTGTTCTCGGCATTAGCGGCGGACAAGATTCTACGCTTGCGGGCAGGCTTACACAGCTTGCAGTTGAAGAACTGAGGAATGAAGGCAGGGAAGCACTGTTTATTGCCGTCCGTCTTCCTTATGGTGTCCAGCAGGACGAGGATGATGCCAAGCGGGCCATGGACTTTATTAAAGCGGATCGGGAATATATTTTTAATATTAAGGAAGCTGTTGATGATGTTCAAACGGAGTTCGACCGGATGTCCGAACAGCTGCCATTGAGTGATTTCCAAAAAGGGAATGTGAAAGCAAGGATGAGAATGATTGCCCAATATGCGGTCGGCGGAATGGAAGGACTGCTTATTATCGGTACAGACCATGCTGCTGAAGCTGTTACAGGCTTTTTTACGAAATATGGAGACGGAGGAGCCGACGTACTTCCTTTGAGCGGATTGTCAAAGCGACAGGGCAGAGCATTGTTAAAGGAGCTAGGTGCAGAAGAGCGCCTGTATCTAAAAGTGCCAACGGCTGATTTACTTGATAAAAAGCCTGGCCAGGCTGACGAAACAGAACTGGGTATTTCCTATGATGAATTGGATGATTTTCTTGAAGGAAAAACAGTTTCAGAAGAAGTAGCTTCTAAAATCGAGCAGCGCTATCTGGTTACTGAACATAAGCGGAATTTGCCTGCAACCATGTTTGACGACTGGTGGAAATAATTAAGAAGAGGCAGGGAGGTTCCTGCCTCTTCTTTCTATCTTGTACGATAGCAGCCTTGTATAGGACGGAAGTCGAATACCTAAAATGATAAAAGTAAGTCAATGTAAACGGTTATTTTTTTAACAATTCGAAAAACAGACACATTTTTTAGTTCTTTTTACCTATACTAAAAGCAGAAGTTAGTAAGCAAGGAGAATACCAGGGACGTAGTCCATGATTTTCCAGTACATTGGTACTACTAGGATTAGAGGGATTTTTGTGTGAGTAACTTCAGAATTATTTAATAATTTATATAATAAACTGTGTCATATATAGTCAAAAAAGCTCATGTTTTGTAACACTACTGTAATATAGTTTAAATAAAGCTGTAAATTAATTACCCCGTTTTGTATGCGATACTATTACTAGATTAAGAGAGAGACAAATCGCAAAAAATGAAATTGGGGGACAACATGAGAAAAATACTTATGACAGCTATTG encodes:
- the nadE gene encoding ammonia-dependent NAD(+) synthetase translates to MNIQQKIMKDLNVNPDINPKEEVRKRIDFLKSYLTSSKAKGFVLGISGGQDSTLAGRLTQLAVEELRNEGREALFIAVRLPYGVQQDEDDAKRAMDFIKADREYIFNIKEAVDDVQTEFDRMSEQLPLSDFQKGNVKARMRMIAQYAVGGMEGLLIIGTDHAAEAVTGFFTKYGDGGADVLPLSGLSKRQGRALLKELGAEERLYLKVPTADLLDKKPGQADETELGISYDELDDFLEGKTVSEEVASKIEQRYLVTEHKRNLPATMFDDWWK
- a CDS encoding polysaccharide deacetylase family protein, with product MASFNHNVFRKTILIFFLIVIFLAGMLVVNHFNARATEKGLPDKQSDQESNLSPIKPSIGFTDDINQERKLMAEYRRMVFKWSFDEAEAAKKAEEAKKAEEKAKKAAEEAKKTAAQHEKKTETPAEPVKKQETKPAAEPAKKENQTAHKPPAPASSKNPKRTVYLTFDDGPEKFSGDIISLLDHYGAKATFFMLEGNMKKYPNAVKLMVSDGQSVGLHGVSHDKKKFYASAQSVVGEMDEDRITLNKIAGIDTNLIRTPYGSYPGMTPEYKQAVLEKGYRMWDWNIDSMDWYYKDQRYVDSVIAQLAKKSNEKGPIVIILHERKETLLYLPKLLDYLSSQNYEMKPLNSAMKPVQFKGK
- a CDS encoding ThiF family adenylyltransferase, encoding MKELERYSRQILFKPIGEDGQKKLLKSRAAIVGMGALGTVIANHLVRAGVGFVRIIDRDLVELSNLQRQSLYTEQDANSHLPKVIAADRRLREINSSIEINAVIADLNLDNAEDLLRDVNIIIDGTDNFATRYLINDVAVKYSIPWIYGGAVSSRGMFAVIIPGKTPCYRCLFPEAPAGRGETCDTIGVISPITDIIGSFEAVEALKILVGAEPNPNLEQLDIWDYSYLQMDISQGRNAGCQCCVKRDFEFLDRSSSQQTSFTSLCGRNTVQISPRKGLELDFEKTAERLKSNGRVEYNSFLLRFFPDDQITIVFFKTGRALIHGTNDIATAKSYYARYIGS